A stretch of Camelina sativa cultivar DH55 chromosome 18, Cs, whole genome shotgun sequence DNA encodes these proteins:
- the LOC104762829 gene encoding microtubule-associated protein RP/EB family member 1C isoform X1 encodes MATNIGMMDSAYFVGRSEILAWINSTLQLNLSKVEEACSGAVHCQLMDSVHPGTVPMHKVNFDAKSEYEMIQNYKVLQDVFNKLKLTKHIEVSKLVKGRPLDNLEFMQWMKKYCDSVNGGQHNYHALERREASKGGKEATKRAAAATQQSAKSSSSSAAPRPSSSNGTRKHEPQSSNSGNHHHSSTGNHHHASKPSAKQSKPVPAYDEKITELKLYIDSLEKERDFYFSKLRDVEILCQNPDTEHLPLVGSIKRILYAADGEDVGAAAETTEIQTLSPIAEGSEERRSSVIESQKRKLIVNHDVEAAAITTLSPRQRLSDASDVKCSGSSPLLTC; translated from the exons ATGGCTACGAACATTGGGATGATGGATTCTGCTTATTTCGTTGGTAGATCGGAGATTCTGGCTTGGATTAACTCCACTCTCCAACTTAATCTCTCCAAAGTCGAAGAG GCTTGTTCAGGCGCTGTTCATTGTCAGCTAATGGATTCGGTACACCCTGGAACTGTTCCGATGCACAAGGTCAATTTTGATGCCAAGAGCGAGTATGAGATGATTCAGAACTATAAAGTTCTTCAGGATGTCTTTAATAAACTCAAGCTCACTAAg CACATCGAAGTGAGCAAACTCGTTAAGGGAAGGCCATTGGATAACTTGGAGTTTATGCAGTGGATGAAGAAGTACTGTGATTCTGTTAATGGAGGCCAGCATAA TTACCACGCACTGGAGAGAAGAGAAGCCAGCAAAGGAGGAAAAGAAGCAACCAAGAGAGCTGCTGCAGCTACACAACAATCAGCCaagagttcttcttcttcagctgcaCCTAGACCTTCGTCTTCTAATGGAACCCGTAAACACGAACCACAATCCTCCAACTCCGGGAATCACCACCACTCTTCAACTGGGAATCATCATCACGCTTCAAAACCATCAGCTAAACAATCTAAACCAGTGCCTGCTTATGATGAAAAG ATCACAGAACTGAAACTCTATATAGACAgcttagagaaagaaagagacttcTATTTCTCTAAACTAAGAGATGTGGAGATTCTCTGCCAAAACCCAGACACAGAACACTTACCT CTTGTTGGCTCCATAAAAAGAATCCTATACGCAGCCGATGGAGAAGACGTTGGAGCAGCAGCTGAGACGACAGAGATACAGACTTTGAGCCCCATTGCTGAAggatcagaagaaagaagaagcagtgTAATAGAGTCGCAGAAGAGGAAACTCATAGTGAATCACGACGTAGAAGCTGCGGCGATTACAACACTCTCACCAAGACAACGCCTTTCTGATGCTTCTGATGTCAAATGCAGTGGTTCATCTCCTCTCTTGACCTGCTGA
- the LOC104762829 gene encoding microtubule-associated protein RP/EB family member 1C isoform X2: MDSVHPGTVPMHKVNFDAKSEYEMIQNYKVLQDVFNKLKLTKHIEVSKLVKGRPLDNLEFMQWMKKYCDSVNGGQHNYHALERREASKGGKEATKRAAAATQQSAKSSSSSAAPRPSSSNGTRKHEPQSSNSGNHHHSSTGNHHHASKPSAKQSKPVPAYDEKITELKLYIDSLEKERDFYFSKLRDVEILCQNPDTEHLPLVGSIKRILYAADGEDVGAAAETTEIQTLSPIAEGSEERRSSVIESQKRKLIVNHDVEAAAITTLSPRQRLSDASDVKCSGSSPLLTC, translated from the exons ATGGATTCGGTACACCCTGGAACTGTTCCGATGCACAAGGTCAATTTTGATGCCAAGAGCGAGTATGAGATGATTCAGAACTATAAAGTTCTTCAGGATGTCTTTAATAAACTCAAGCTCACTAAg CACATCGAAGTGAGCAAACTCGTTAAGGGAAGGCCATTGGATAACTTGGAGTTTATGCAGTGGATGAAGAAGTACTGTGATTCTGTTAATGGAGGCCAGCATAA TTACCACGCACTGGAGAGAAGAGAAGCCAGCAAAGGAGGAAAAGAAGCAACCAAGAGAGCTGCTGCAGCTACACAACAATCAGCCaagagttcttcttcttcagctgcaCCTAGACCTTCGTCTTCTAATGGAACCCGTAAACACGAACCACAATCCTCCAACTCCGGGAATCACCACCACTCTTCAACTGGGAATCATCATCACGCTTCAAAACCATCAGCTAAACAATCTAAACCAGTGCCTGCTTATGATGAAAAG ATCACAGAACTGAAACTCTATATAGACAgcttagagaaagaaagagacttcTATTTCTCTAAACTAAGAGATGTGGAGATTCTCTGCCAAAACCCAGACACAGAACACTTACCT CTTGTTGGCTCCATAAAAAGAATCCTATACGCAGCCGATGGAGAAGACGTTGGAGCAGCAGCTGAGACGACAGAGATACAGACTTTGAGCCCCATTGCTGAAggatcagaagaaagaagaagcagtgTAATAGAGTCGCAGAAGAGGAAACTCATAGTGAATCACGACGTAGAAGCTGCGGCGATTACAACACTCTCACCAAGACAACGCCTTTCTGATGCTTCTGATGTCAAATGCAGTGGTTCATCTCCTCTCTTGACCTGCTGA
- the LOC109130529 gene encoding uncharacterized protein LOC109130529: MNLKAWQVVYSEFYLKITKEKETKGRQEEDGSSKVVVETTEHHRSSAGKASEQKNIEVVHQFHPKTSGGVLVGAAAAVESTLESAKEVISQNLKK, encoded by the exons atgaacCTAAAAGCCTGGCAGGTAGT atatagtgaattttatttgaaaattacaaAGGAAAAGGAGACTAAAGGAAGACAAGAGGAGGATGGATCATCAAAAGTGGTGGTGGAAACAACGGAGCATCATCGTTCGTCAGCGGGGAAAGCTTCAgagcaaaaaaatatagaagtgGTTCATCAATTTCACCCCAAAACTAGCGGTGGTGTTCTTGTCGGAGCTGCAGCCGCGGTCGAATCCACCCTTGAATCTGCCAAAGAAGTCATCtctcaaaaccttaaaaaataa
- the LOC104762830 gene encoding cyclin-D3-2-like, giving the protein MALEKEEEASQNAPFCVLDGLYCEEETGFVEDEDLDGDLDSDESVAAAKFQFLPLLDMFLWDDDELMSLISKENETNPCFGDEILDGFWVSCRKEALDWFLRVKSHHGFTSLTAILAVNYFDRFITTIKLQSDNKPWMSQLVAVACLSLAAKVEEIRVPLLFDLQVEEARYVFEAKTIQRMELLVLSTLQWRMHPVTPISFFDHFIRRFGSECHQQLDFFGKCERLLISVVADTRFMSYFPSVLATAIMIYVIKDLKPCDEVEYQSQLLTLLKVDQNKVNECYELLLEHNPSKKRKMNWPDQDSPSGVFDFDDSSNGS; this is encoded by the exons ATGGctttggagaaagaagaagaagcgtcccaaaacgcaccgttttgtgttcttgatggGCTCTACTGCGAGGAAGAAACCGGGTTTGTGGAAGATGAGGATCTTGACGGAGATTTAGATTCCGATGAGAGTGTCGCAGCAGcaaagtttcagtttttaccTCTTTTGGATATGTTTTTATGGGATGACGATGAGCTGATGAGTCTGATTTCAAAGGAGAACGAAACGAATCCTTGTTTTGGTGACGAAATCTTAGATGGGTTTTGGGTTTCTTGTAGGAAAGAGGCTTTAGATTGGTTTCTTAGGGTTAAATCTCATCACGGGTTCACTTCATTGACTGCTATACTTGCTGTGAACTACTTCGATAGGTTTATAACTACTATTAAGCTTCAGTCTGATAATAAGCCTTGGATGTCTCAGCTTGTTGCTGTGGCTTGTTTGTCTTTAGCTGCTAAAGTCGAAGAGATTCGTGTTCCATTGCTCTTTGACCTCCAa GTGGAGGAAGCAAGATATGTCTTTGAAGCTAAGACTATACAAAGAATGGAGCTTTTGGTTCTGTCTACTCTCCAATGGAGAATGCACCCTGTCACTCCAATCTCTTTCTTTGATCACTTTATTAGGCGGTTTGGCTCTGAATGTCACCAGCAATTGGACTTTTTTGGCAAGTGTGAGCGTCTTCTGATCTCTGTTGTTGCTG ATACGAGGTTTATGAGTTACTTCCCTTCTGTGTTAGCTACTGCTATAATGATTTATGTCATCAAGGATTTGAAACCATGTGACGAAGTTGAATACCAATCTCAATTACTCACTCTACTCAAAGTTGATCAG AATAAAGTAAATGAATGCTATGAACTGTTGTTGGAGCACAATCCaagcaagaagaggaagatgaattGGCCTGATCAAGACAGTCCAAGCGGTGTATTTGACTTTGATGACAGTTCAAATGGCTCCTGA
- the LOC104762831 gene encoding F-box protein SKIP2-like: MGQAPSSTAESNGRDFDLRLWSPVIVSSGGGGGELMSSLGNVVAVRDRDFTGDLPDECLAHVFQFLGAGDRKRCSLVCKRWLFVDGQYRHRLSLDAKDEIFSFLTSIFNRFDSVTKLALRCDRKSVSLSDEALAIISVRCLNLTRVKLRGCREITDLGMEEFARNCINLKKLSVGSCNFGAKGVNAMLEHCKLLEELSVKRLRGIHEAAELIQLPAAGSSSSLRSICLKELVNGQVFEPLVANTRTLKTLKIIRCLGDWDKVLLMIGDGKSSLSEIHLERLQVSDIGLSAISKCPNVETLHIVKTPECSNYGLINVAERCKLLRKLHIDGWRTNRIGDEGLMSVAKHCLNLQELVLIGVNATHMSLAAIASNCEKLERLALCGSGTIGDTEIACIAKKCGALRKFCIKGCPVSDRGIEALAVGCPNLVKLKVKKCRVVTGDIGDWLREQRRTLVVSMDSDETEAAVVVDGEVETVVVEEPRVAQAGGAVAEIGSGNVGGNNGGSRLATIRSKLGFLAGRNLVTCTFRRWSHNDNASSST; the protein is encoded by the coding sequence ATGGGCCAAGCGCCTTCGTCTACGGCGGAATCGAACGGACGTGATTTTGATTTGAGGTTATGGTCTCCTGTGATTGTTTcttcaggaggaggaggaggagaattgATGTCTTCTTTGGGAAATGTTGTTGCGGTTAGAGATCGGGATTTCACCGGAGATCTTCCCGATGAGTGTTTAGCTCATGTCTTTCAGTTTCTCGGAGCTGGAGATCGTAAGCGTTGCTCTCTCGTTTGTAAACGGTGGTTGTTCGTCGACGGTCAGTATCGTCATCGGTTATCTCTTGATGCCAAGGATGAGATCTTCTCTTTCCTCACCTCTATCTTCAATCGATTCGATTCGGTTACTAAGCTTGCTCTCCGATGCGATCGCAAGTCCGTTAGCTTGAGCGATGAAGCTCTCGCTATTATCTCTGTTCGTTGTTTGAATCTGACTCGTGTTAAGCTTCGCGGTTGTCGCGAAATCACGGATCTGGGAATGGAAGAGTTTGCTCGCAATTGTATAAATCTCAAGAAGCTCTCTGTTGGATCCTGCAATTTTGGAGCTAAGGGCGTCAACGCCATGCTTGAGCATTGTAAGCTTCTTGAGGAATTGTCGGTGAAACGACTCCGAGGAATCCATGAAGCTGCTGAGTTGATTCAGCTCCCGGCTGCTGGTTCGTCCTCTTCGCTCAGGTCCATTTGCTTGAAGGAGCTCGTTAATGGCCAGGTATTTGAACCTTTGGTTGCTAATACAAGAACTCTGAAAACACTTAAAATCATTCGTTGTTTGGGTGATTGGGATAAAGTTCTTCTTATGATTGGAGATGGTAAAAGTTCTTTGAGTGAGATTCACTTAGAGAGGCTCCAAGTGAGTGACATTGGGCTCTCTGCGATATCGAAATGCCCTAATGTGGAGACATTGCATATAGTGAAAACCCCAGAATGCTCAAACTATGGTCTGATTAATGTAGCTGAGAGATGTAAGCTGCTGAGGAAACTTCATATTGATGGTTGGAGGACTAATAGGATTGGTGATGAAGGTCTTATGTCTGTAGCTAAACACTGCTTAAACTTACAAGAACTTGTGCTGATTGGTGTTAATGCAACACATATGAGTTTGGCAGCCATTGCTTCGAACTGTGAGAAACTCGAACGATTAGCGCTATGCGGAAGTGGAACCATAGGCGATACAGAGATCGCTTGCATAGCTAAGAAATGTGGTGCATTGAGGAAATTCTGTATCAAAGGATGTCCTGTTTCGGATAGAGGGATCGAGGCGCTCGCTGTGGGCTGTCCTAATTTGGTGAAATTGAAGGTGAAGAAATGTAGAGTGGTGACCGGAGATATTGGAGATTGGCTGCGTGAGCAAAGAAGGACACTTGTGGTGAGTATGGATAGTGATGAAACAGAAGCGGCGGTGGTTGTGGACGGTGAGGTTGAAACCGTTGTTGTCGAGGAGCCGAGGGTGGCTCAAGCAGGTGGTGCTGTGGCGGAGATTGGTTCAGGTAATGTTGGCGGCAACAACGGAGGAAGTAGATTAGCAACGATTAGGTCAAAGTTAGGGTTTCTTGCTGGAAGAAACTTGGTAACTTGCACATTCAGAAGATGGTCTCATAATGATAATGCTAGTAGTTCTACGTGA
- the LOC104762833 gene encoding small RNA degrading nuclease 3 isoform X1: MEHKLATAEKKMLVDLVKLVQRRGLEGENGGWKEFLNVYDKKFGSSLSDPARRSNDVLVAFLMSFKKKEDMQLIARIMQCSANRDLIEKFKEESPAKETPEQRLVRLTIAHYQYPTAYSFPSHSKDWFVTSLGKKKSKVVKSTRMLAIDCEMVTCEDGTDAVVRVGAVDRDLKVVLDKFVKPEKPVLNYKTDITGVTAEDLERATLSVTDIQKKLRRFLSVGTILVGHGLHNDLEVLRIDHARVIDTSFVYEFANAPIDKRPSLNNLCKYVLGEELRMAGAAHNCVHDAAAAMKLVLAVVEKGVETTIQQTPEMLEAEKARHEARQEAGKTQLLLHKIPPHVSSQELQGVLTGDFTVGVRPPQKLGGFYTAVVDFSSPEEANQAFENVQADIGKDKGGLPQKEVAFQLSSGLKAKLFVRKMVHDEISAPKRARTEEEENNESSSKRQKREDESEEINEAVVNQREDDKKKLLLHKIPLSVPSEELQGAISGNFTLETMPARRKGKYYNAVVSFKSAEEANEAFENVRGDAVKDQGGLAQKMVAFKLSSGSGTCLYVRKMVQDESEEAKEENVNHCKDHLKEIEALKEKLKAKDFANSSEGQSKEIEELKLKLKAKEHQIIAQDKIIANLKAKLEKKQSKS; the protein is encoded by the exons ATGGAGCATAAACTAGCTACTGCCGAGAAAAAA ATGCTAGTAGACTTGGTGAAGCTAGTCCAGAGACGTGGTTTAGAAGGCGAAAATGGAGGATGGAAGGAGTTTTTGAATGTTTACGACAAGAAGTTCGGGTCGAGTTTGAGTGATCCTGCGAGACGTTCCAATGATGTTTTGGTTGCTTTTCTTATGTccttcaaaaagaaagaagatatgcAG CTAATAGCTAGGATCATGCAGTGTAGTGCTAATCGTGATCTAATTGAGAAATTCAAGGAAGAATCTCCGGCTAAAGAGACTCCTGAGCAG AGACTAGTTCGATTGACTATTGCGCATTACCAGTACCCTACAGCCTATTCCTTCCCTTCTCATTCCAAG GATTGGTTTGTAACTTCGCTTGGAAAGAAGAAGTCTAAAGTGGTGAAATCTACCAGAATGCTTGCTATTGATTGTGAGATGGTTACCTGTGAAGATGGGACCGACGCTGTAGTTAGAGTTGGTGCTGTGGACCGCGACTTAAAG GTGGTTCTTGACAAATTTGTGAAACCGGAGAAACCAGTTCTTAACTATAAGACGGATATTACTGGAGTTACTGCTGAGGATCTTGAGAGAGCTACTCTATCTGTTACagatattcaaaaaaaattgcgGAGGTTTCTTTCTGTGGGAACTATTTTGGTAGGGCATGGTTTGCATAATGATCTTGAAG TGTTGAGGATAGATCATGCGAGAGTAATAGATACTTCATTTGTATATGAGTTTGCCAATGCACCAATAGATAAGAGACCTTCTTTGAACAATCTATGCAAG tATGTTTTAGGTGAAGAACTGCGAATGGCTGGTGCTGCTCACAATTGTGTTCATGACGCAGCAGCTGCCATGAAACTTGTACTTGCTGTTGTAGAAAAAGGAGTAGAGACTACAATTCAACAAACTCCAGAA ATGTTGGAGGCTGAGAAGGCAAGACATGAGGCAAGACAAGAAGCTGGTAAGACACAGCTTCTCCTTCATAAAATCCCTCCCCATGTTTCATCTCAAGAGTTACAAGGAGTTCTTACAGGGGATTTCACAGTCGGTGTTAGG CCACCACAAAAACTAGGAGGTTTCTATACTGCAGTCGTTGATTTTAGTAGTCCAGAAGAAGCAAATCAAGCATTTGAAAATGTTCAAGCAGACATAGGGAAG gatAAAGGGGGTTTGCCACAAAAAGAGGTTGCGTTTCAGCTGAGTTCAGGATTAAAAGCTAAATTATTTGTTCGTAAAATGGTTCATGATGAAATATCTGCACCAAAGAGAGCTagaacagaggaggaggagaataaTGAGAGTTCTTCtaagagacaaaagagagaagatgaatcTGAGGAGATCAATGAAGCAGTTGTAAACCAAAGAGAGGATGATAAGAAAAAGCTCCTCCTTCATAAAATCCCTCTCAGTGTCCCGTCTGAAGAGTTACAAGGAGCTATTTCCGGAAATTTCACACTTGAAACCATG CCAGCAAGAAGGAAAGGAAAATATTATAATGCAGTTGTTAGTTTTAAGAGTGCAGAAGAAGCAAATGAAGCATTTGAAAACGTTAGAGGAGACGCAGTTAAG GATCAAGGGGGTTTGGCACAAAAAATGGTTGCGTTTAAGCTGAGTTCAGGATCAGGAACTTGTTTATATGTTCGTAAAATGGTTCAAGATGAATCTGAGGAGGCCAAAGAGGAAAATGTAAACCATTGTAAGGATCATTTAAAGGAAATTGAAGCACTGAAGGAAAAGCTCAAAGCTAAGGACTTCGCCAACAGCTCTGAAGGTCAGTCAAAGGAAATTGAAGAACTAAAGCTGAAACTCAAAGCCAAGGAACATCAGATCATAGCTCAGGATAAGATTATAGCTAACCTCAAAGCGAAACTGGAGAAGAAACAGTCAAAGAGTTGA
- the LOC104762833 gene encoding small RNA degrading nuclease 3 isoform X2, translated as MEHKLATAEKKMLVDLVKLVQRRGLEGENGGWKEFLNVYDKKFGSSLSDPARRSNDVLVAFLMSFKKKEDMQLIARIMQCSANRDLIEKFKEESPAKETPEQRLVRLTIAHYQYPTAYSFPSHSKDWFVTSLGKKKSKVVKSTRMLAIDCEMVTCEDGTDAVVRVGAVDRDLKVVLDKFVKPEKPVLNYKTDITGVTAEDLERATLSVTDIQKKLRRFLSVGTILVGHGLHNDLEVLRIDHARVIDTSFVYEFANAPIDKRPSLNNLCKYVLGEELRMAGAAHNCVHDAAAAMKLVLAVVEKGVETTIQQTPEMLEAEKARHEARHEAGKTQLFLHRIPPHVSSQELQGVLTGDFTVDVKPPQKLGGFHTAVLDFSSPEEANQAFENVEGDIGKDKGGLPQKEVAFQLSSGLKAKLFVRKMVHDEISAPKRARTEEEENNESSSKRQKREDESEEINEAVVNQREDDKKKLLLHKIPLSVPSEELQGAISGNFTLETMPARRKGKYYNAVVSFKSAEEANEAFENVRGDAVKDQGGLAQKMVAFKLSSGSGTCLYVRKMVQDESEEAKEENVNHCKDHLKEIEALKEKLKAKDFANSSEGQSKEIEELKLKLKAKEHQIIAQDKIIANLKAKLEKKQSKS; from the exons ATGGAGCATAAACTAGCTACTGCCGAGAAAAAA ATGCTAGTAGACTTGGTGAAGCTAGTCCAGAGACGTGGTTTAGAAGGCGAAAATGGAGGATGGAAGGAGTTTTTGAATGTTTACGACAAGAAGTTCGGGTCGAGTTTGAGTGATCCTGCGAGACGTTCCAATGATGTTTTGGTTGCTTTTCTTATGTccttcaaaaagaaagaagatatgcAG CTAATAGCTAGGATCATGCAGTGTAGTGCTAATCGTGATCTAATTGAGAAATTCAAGGAAGAATCTCCGGCTAAAGAGACTCCTGAGCAG AGACTAGTTCGATTGACTATTGCGCATTACCAGTACCCTACAGCCTATTCCTTCCCTTCTCATTCCAAG GATTGGTTTGTAACTTCGCTTGGAAAGAAGAAGTCTAAAGTGGTGAAATCTACCAGAATGCTTGCTATTGATTGTGAGATGGTTACCTGTGAAGATGGGACCGACGCTGTAGTTAGAGTTGGTGCTGTGGACCGCGACTTAAAG GTGGTTCTTGACAAATTTGTGAAACCGGAGAAACCAGTTCTTAACTATAAGACGGATATTACTGGAGTTACTGCTGAGGATCTTGAGAGAGCTACTCTATCTGTTACagatattcaaaaaaaattgcgGAGGTTTCTTTCTGTGGGAACTATTTTGGTAGGGCATGGTTTGCATAATGATCTTGAAG TGTTGAGGATAGATCATGCGAGAGTAATAGATACTTCATTTGTATATGAGTTTGCCAATGCACCAATAGATAAGAGACCTTCTTTGAACAATCTATGCAAG tATGTTTTAGGTGAAGAACTGCGAATGGCTGGTGCTGCTCACAATTGTGTTCATGACGCAGCAGCTGCCATGAAACTTGTACTTGCTGTTGTAGAAAAAGGAGTAGAGACTACAATTCAACAAACTCCAGAA ATGTTGGAGGCTGAGAAGGCAAGACATGAGGCAAGACATGAAGCTGGTAAGACACAGCTTTTCCTTCATAGAATCCCTCCCCATGTTTCATCTCAAGAGTTACAAGGAGTTCTTACCGGGGATTTCACAGTCGATGTTAAG CCACCACAAAAACTAGGAGGTTTTCATACTGCAGTCCTTGATTTTAGTAGTCCAGAAGAAGCAAATCAAGCATTTGAAAATGTTGAAGGAGACATAGGGAAG gatAAAGGGGGTTTGCCACAAAAAGAGGTTGCGTTTCAGCTGAGTTCAGGATTAAAAGCTAAATTATTTGTTCGTAAAATGGTTCATGATGAAATATCTGCACCAAAGAGAGCTagaacagaggaggaggagaataaTGAGAGTTCTTCtaagagacaaaagagagaagatgaatcTGAGGAGATCAATGAAGCAGTTGTAAACCAAAGAGAGGATGATAAGAAAAAGCTCCTCCTTCATAAAATCCCTCTCAGTGTCCCGTCTGAAGAGTTACAAGGAGCTATTTCCGGAAATTTCACACTTGAAACCATG CCAGCAAGAAGGAAAGGAAAATATTATAATGCAGTTGTTAGTTTTAAGAGTGCAGAAGAAGCAAATGAAGCATTTGAAAACGTTAGAGGAGACGCAGTTAAG GATCAAGGGGGTTTGGCACAAAAAATGGTTGCGTTTAAGCTGAGTTCAGGATCAGGAACTTGTTTATATGTTCGTAAAATGGTTCAAGATGAATCTGAGGAGGCCAAAGAGGAAAATGTAAACCATTGTAAGGATCATTTAAAGGAAATTGAAGCACTGAAGGAAAAGCTCAAAGCTAAGGACTTCGCCAACAGCTCTGAAGGTCAGTCAAAGGAAATTGAAGAACTAAAGCTGAAACTCAAAGCCAAGGAACATCAGATCATAGCTCAGGATAAGATTATAGCTAACCTCAAAGCGAAACTGGAGAAGAAACAGTCAAAGAGTTGA
- the LOC104762832 gene encoding probable beta-1,4-xylosyltransferase IRX14H translates to MMKLSMFRLSYWNRRGSSFKSPPSLDTTFDGKSPSSVFWLVIHGLCCFISLILGFRFSHLVLFFLFSTSVSNLYTTPFLSVGNGGVSQLLRLKPLETATNNNSTAKKNSRVVVGRHGIRIRPWPHPNPIEVLRAHQLLSRVQKEQKSLYGVRIPKTVIVVTPTYVRTFQALHLTGVMHSLMLVPYDLVWIVVEAGGVTNETASFIAKSGLKTIHLGFDQKMPNTWEDRHKLETKMRLHALRIVREKKLDGIVMFADDSNMHSMELFDEIQTVKWVGALSVGILAHSGNAYELSSLLKNQQGKHNNKEKPLMPIQGPSCDSSEKLVGWHVFNTQPYAKKTAVYVDEKAAVMPRKMEWSGFVFNSRLLWKESVDDKPAWVKDHLLDDNGEEIDSPLSLVKDPSMVEPLGSCGRRVLLWWLRVEARADSKFPPGWIINSPLEITVPSKRTPWPDSSSELLVAIKEAKNSQSDSERHPTKARGSKSKSSKGKQEPKTFDGVNVSATLVKEDVKDTNQ, encoded by the exons atgatgaagCTCTCTATGTTTCGATTGAGCTACTGGAACCGTCGAGGAAGCAGTTTCAAATCACCGCCGTCGTTGGATACCACATTCGACGGCAAATCTCCGTCTTCTGTGTTTTGGCTCGTCATTCATGGTCTCTGCTGCTTTATCAGTTTGATTCTAGGGTTCCGATTCAGCCACTTAGTGCTCTTCTTCCTATTCTCGACTTCCGTCAGCAATCTATACACCACGCCTTTTCTCTCCGTCGGAAACGGCGGTGTGAGCCAGCTTCTCCGCCTGAAACCTCTGGAAACAGCAACTAATAATAACAGCACGGCGAAGAAGAACTCTCGAGTGGTGGTTGGAAGACACGGGATCCGGATCCGTCCATGGCCTCACCCGAATCCGATTGAGGTCTTGAGAGCGCATCAGCTGCTTTCGAGAGTACAGAAAGAGCAGAAATCGCTATACGGTGTGAGGATCCCTAAGACTGTGATTGTGGTGACGCCGACTTATGTACGGACTTTTCAGGCGCTTCATTTGACCGGAGTTATGCACTCGCTCATGCTCGTTCCTTACGATTTGGTCTGGATCGTTGTCGAAGCTGGTGGAGTCACCAACGAGACTGCTTCGTTTATCGCAAAATCAGGATTGAAGACGATTCACTTAGGATTTGACCAGAAAATGCCTAATACTTGGGAAGATCGTCACAAATTGGAGACCAAAATGAGACTTCACGCCTTGAG AAtcgtgagagagaagaagttagATGGGATAGTTatgtttgctgatgatagcaATATGCATAGTATGGAGCTGTTTGATGAGATTCAAACTGTGAAATGGGTTGGTGCTCTATCTGTTGGTATACTTGCTCACTCTGGTAACGCTTATGAGTTATCATCACTCTTGAAGAATCAACAAGGGAAGCATAATAATAAAGAGAAACCTTTGATGCCAATCCAAGGTCCTAGTTGTGATTCCTCTGAGAAATTAGTGGGCTGGCACGTTTTCAACACTCAACCTTATGCCAAGAAGACTGCAGTTTATGTTGATGAAAAAGCGGCTGTGATGCCTCGTAAGATGGAATGGTCAGGGTTTGTGTTCAACTCTAGGTTGTTATGGAAGGAATCTGTAGATGATAAACCAGCATGGGTGAAAGACCATTTGTTGGATGATAATGGTGAGGAGATTGATAGTCCATTGTCTTTGGTCAAAGATCCTTCCATGGTGGAGCCGCTTGGAAGCTGTGGCCGCCGTGTCTTGCTTTGGTGGCTTCGTGTTGAAGCTCGAGCTGATAGCAAATTCCCACCTGG CTGGATCATAAACTCGCCTTTAGAAATCACAGTGCCATCAAAGCGAACACCGTGGCCAGACTCTTCCTCAGAGCTCCTAGTGGCGATCAAAGAAGCGAAAAACAGTCAATCAGACTCAGAAAGACATCCCACGAAGGCAAGAGGATCAAAGAGCAAGAGCTCCAAGGGGAAACAAGAACCGAAAACTTTCGATGGTGTCAACGTATCAGCAACACTAGTTAAGGAAGACGTGAAAGATACAAATCAATGA